DNA from Mycobacterium sp. SMC-8:
GTCTTGTCCGGATCGGCGCGCAGCACGATCCAGGTGCGGCGGCTCGCCGGAGCGGGGTAGGGGCCGACGACCTGCTCGTAGAGCGCGACCAGCGCGGCCGGGGCGGTCTTGCCGACGCGGTATCCCGCGGAAACGATGTCGGCCTCCAGGTCCGGGCAGTATGCGCCGAGCAGCTCTTCGACCAGCTTGGTGTCGACGACGTCGTCGGTGGCGGCCGCACCGTTGACGATCACCGTCGGGGTGAACGGCCGGGGGATCAGCTCGATCACCGACACCATGTAGTCGCCCTGCCAGCGCAGCGCGACGTGGTCGCCGGGGATCACGGTCGCGCCCACGGCGGGCTCGGAGGGTTGCGGCGGCGCCTGCTTGTGCCGTCGCCGCCACGCGAACAGCGCAGCCACCCAGCCGCCGGGGCGGCGGCCGCGGATCGTCACCACCGCGGCCAGACCGATCAGCACCGACAGCGTGATGCCGAGCCACATCAGGTCCAGCTGGGCGAAAATCAGCAGGCACGCCGGGATCAGCACCGCCGCCCACAGCGCATGTCCAGCGCTGAACCGCAGGCCGAACAGGGACAGGATCTTGTTCATCGGCGCCTCAACGCGCGCCGCGCCAACGCTCCGATACCGACCAGCGCCGCCACCCCGACGCCGACCACCACAACCCCGGTGATCGGGCTGCGATCCGGCGGCGGCACGTACACCGGCGGCGGAATCTCCTTGATGTTGTAGGGGACCTCGGCCGGTCCGGGCGGCACCTCCCAGGTCAGTGCAGCCACCGGATCGATCACCCCGGCGCCGACGACGTTGTTGACCCCGCCACCCGGATGTCGGGCGGTGGCGGTGATCCGGTTGATGACCTGGGCGGGCGTCAACTCCGGAAAGCGCTGCCTGATCAGCGCCGCCAACCCGGACACGTAGGCGGCCGAGAAGGAGGTGCCGCTGATCGGGATGGGTCCGTCCTCGCCCTGTAACGCGTTGACGGGGTTGCCGTCGTACCCGAGTGCGATGAGGTTCTCGCCGGGCGCCGCGGCCCCCACCCAAGGTCCCTGCATCGAGAACCCGCTGGGCTGACCGTTCGGGGCGATGCTGCCGACGGTGAGCACCAGCGGCGAGTACCAGGCCGGCGACACGATGGTCTGCACTTCCCGCCAGCCGCGCGGATCGGCCGGTACCGCGGCGTCGGGGGGCGGGTTCTGGGTGCAGTCGTTGCCGGTGTTGCCCGCGGCGACCACGATCACCGACCCCTTGACGTTGACGGCGTAGTTGATCGCCGCCCCGACGATGGCTTCGTTGATGGGGCGGGTGATCTTGTAGCAGGCGGCCTCGCTGATGTTGATGACGTGGGCGCCCATGTTGGCCGCATGCACGATCGCCCGCGCCAGGCTGCGCAGTGAGCCGGCGGTCTGGGTCGCGTTGGGATCGTTGGGGTCGTTGCGGGCGCCCACCGGGGAGAAACTGTCCGAGGTCTGCCGCAGCGACAGGATGCGCGCGTCAGGGGCGACGCCGATGAACGCGTCGGTCGGTGCCGGCCGGCCGGCGATCACCGCCGCCGTCAGCGTGCCGTGCGCGTCGCAGTCCGACATGCCGTTGCCGCTCTGATCGACGAAGTCACCACCGGGTTCGGCCGGCACCCGCGGCGAACCGTTCACGCCCGTGTCGATGACGGCCACAGTTATCCCCGCCCCGGTTGCGAACTTCTGCGCCTCGGGCAGCCGCAGGTAATCGTTGGCCCAGGGCCGGTCGGCGAAATTCGAATTGGGGAACACGGTCGGCGCCGCACAGATGCGGCGCTGCTCCATCGGCTGGTCAGGGCCGGTTTCGTCGGGAGGAATCGCCGCCGGATCGATGATCGGCGGCTCGATCGCACCTGCGGGCGGGGCTGTCAGCAGTACCAGCGACAGCGCGGCGATCAGCGCACCAATACGCCGCACGCGATGTCACCCCCCGCCTCACCTGACCGGCACACGCTGTGCCGGCGATCTGGCAGCAAACTCGCCGCCCATCGTCGCGCAACCCGAGAAACTGGCCTCGGGCTACGTGTTGAATGCACATCGGCAATGCTAAGGGCGCCGGGACGGGGGTCATTCCGCTTTCTTGGCGCCGAGATCGCGTCTGTTGAGGTCGTTGGACCGCTTCAGCCGCGTGGAATGCGATTTCGGCGGGATTGGGCGCTACGCGTCGAGGTCTTGCTGGACCAGCTCGGCGACCTTGTTCAGCGCGGCCTCGTCGTCGGACGACACAGTGACCTCGGCGCCGTTGCTGGCGCCGAGCGTCATGATCATCAGCGCCGAGCCGGCGTCCACAGGCTCACCGCCGTCCATCGACAGCGTGACGGGCACCCCGGCCTCGACCACGGCCTCGGCGATGATCGCGGCGGGCCGGGCGTGCAGGCCGATGGCCGATCCGACGATGACGGTCTTGGTGGGCATGGATTCTCCTTTATGGGTGTGGGGTGGAAACCGGTCAGGCGGTGACGAGTTCGGGTTCGGCCTTGTCACCGGCCTTGATGAACTGCTTGGCCGCGATCACGGCCAGCGCGGCGGCGACGGTGCCCGCCACCAGCGCGATGAGGAACCCGAGCTTGTTGTCGATGGCGAACAGCACGAAGATGCCGCCGTGCGGGGCCCGCGAGGTGGCACCGAACGCCATGCACAGCGCGCCGGTGATGGCGCCGCCGAACATCATCGACGGGATCACCCGCAGCGGGTCGGCCGCGGCGAACGGGATGGCGCCCTCGGAGATGAACGACGCACCGAGAAGCCAAGCGGCCCGGCCGTTCTCCCGCTCCGGCTCACTGAACAGCTGTGGCCGGATCGTGGTGGCCAGCGCCATCGCCAGCGGCGGCACCATGCCGGCGGCCATCACCGCGGCCATGATCTCGAACGACGCGGTGGTCTGGGCGGCCAGCCCGGCGGTAGCGAACGCATACGCGGCCTTGTTCACCGGACCGCCCAGGTCGAAACACATCATCAGGCCCAGGATGATGCCCAGGAACACCGCCGACGTGCCGGACAGCCCGGACAG
Protein-coding regions in this window:
- the mycP gene encoding type VII secretion-associated serine protease mycosin produces the protein MRRIGALIAALSLVLLTAPPAGAIEPPIIDPAAIPPDETGPDQPMEQRRICAAPTVFPNSNFADRPWANDYLRLPEAQKFATGAGITVAVIDTGVNGSPRVPAEPGGDFVDQSGNGMSDCDAHGTLTAAVIAGRPAPTDAFIGVAPDARILSLRQTSDSFSPVGARNDPNDPNATQTAGSLRSLARAIVHAANMGAHVINISEAACYKITRPINEAIVGAAINYAVNVKGSVIVVAAGNTGNDCTQNPPPDAAVPADPRGWREVQTIVSPAWYSPLVLTVGSIAPNGQPSGFSMQGPWVGAAAPGENLIALGYDGNPVNALQGEDGPIPISGTSFSAAYVSGLAALIRQRFPELTPAQVINRITATARHPGGGVNNVVGAGVIDPVAALTWEVPPGPAEVPYNIKEIPPPVYVPPPDRSPITGVVVVGVGVAALVGIGALARRALRRR
- a CDS encoding HPr family phosphocarrier protein, producing MPTKTVIVGSAIGLHARPAAIIAEAVVEAGVPVTLSMDGGEPVDAGSALMIMTLGASNGAEVTVSSDDEAALNKVAELVQQDLDA